A window of Neorhizobium galegae bv. orientalis str. HAMBI 540 genomic DNA:
GGTCTTCACGGTCGCCGCCGCAAAGGCAAAGACATCCGGGTCCGGGTTGGTGGCGGCGCCCGACATGTAGCGACGGTTCGAGAACATGTTCGCCGTGCCCCAGAGGAGCTTGGTGCCAGTCTCGGCCTGCTTCTTCTCGAAATAGTCGACGATCTCGTTGAGATTCTTGGTGTTCTCGGCGAAATTATTGCCTTCCGGACGCACGTCGGCATCGTGGAAGCAGTAGAAGGGCGAACCGAGCAGCGAGAAGAATTCGAACGCCACGTCGGCCTTCATCTTCGCCGCTTCCATCGTGTCCGAGAACCACGGGCGCTGGAAAGTCTGGCCGCCAAAGGGGTCGCCGCCCGGCCAGGTGAACGAGTGCCAGTAGGCGACGGCAAACCGGAGGTGATCCTCCATGCGCTTGCCTGCGACGATCTCGTCCGGATTGTAGTGGCGGAAGGCCAGCGGATTGGTGCTGTCCGGGCCTTCGTATTTGATTTTCTGGATGTCTCCGAAAAAGCCTGTGCTCATAGTCATTTCCTCATTGTGATGTGTTCGATCTTCTTAAGCGCCCCTCATCCGCCTGCCGGCACCTTCTCCCCGTAAACGGGGTGAAGGGGACTCGCGGTGAGCTATCCGTCCCCTCGAACGTCGAGCGAGGCATGTCCCCTCTCCCCGCAAGCGGGGAGAGGGTTAGGGTGAGGGGCAAACCTCATATTCAATGCGCCAGCGACCTGATCGCCGGATAGAGCGCCCGGTAGCGGGCATATGCGGTGTCGTATGCCTCCAGGAGAGCCGCGACCGGCTCGATGGTCTCGTCCGTCTTCGGTGCTGAGCAGACGGAAAGCGGGTCGGCACCGGTGGCGGCGATGAGGCCCAGGCGCGCGGCGCCGAAGGCCGCGCCGAAATCGCCGTCCGCCGGAATATCCACCGGCACGCCAAGAGACGTGGCGATAGACTGTAGCCAGTAGCGCGAGCGCGAACCGCCGCCGATGGCGGTAACGCGGGAAATCGAGGTGCCGGCGGATTTCAGGGCTTCGAGATTATCCCTGATCGCAAAGGTCACCCCTTCCAGCACCGCCTGGGTCAGCACCGACCGGCTGCTTTCGTGTTCGAGGCCGATGAAGGCGCCGCGGATGGCCGCATCGTTATGCGGTGTGCGCTCGCCGGAGAGATAGGGCAGGAAGGTGACGCTGGAGGGAGCCTTCAACGTATCGCCGAGTTCCTGGGTGAGTTCTGCGGCAGTCTTGCCGGTAACGAGCGAATACCAGTTGAGCGCATCGGTCGCCGACAGGATGACACCCATCTGGTGCCAGGTTTTCGGCAGCGCGTGGCAGAAGGCATGCACGGCACTTTCCGGCTTCGGCAGGTAGGAGGCGTTGGCGGCAAACAACACGCCGGACGTGCCGAGCGACACGAAGGCTTGGCCTTCCGCCACCGTGCCCATGCCGCAGGCCGACGCCGCATTGTCCCCTGCCCCGCCGGCGATCACGACGCCTTCGGCCATGCCCCATTTGTAGGAGAGCTCGCCGCGCAGCTTGCCGGCCTGCTCAGTTCCCTCGACCAGCGACGGCATCTGTTTTTCGTCAAGGCCCGTCGCGGCAAGCAGTTCGGACGACCATTTGCGGGCGCCGGTATCGAGCCAGGACGTGCCGGCGGAATCGGACATTTCGGAAATGTGCTCGCCGGTCAGCCAGAGGCGCAGATAATCCTTCGGCAACAGCACCTTGGCGACCTTCGCAAAGATCTCCGGCTCGTTATTGGCGACCCAGACGAGCTTCGGGGCGGTGAAGCCCGGGAAGACGATATTGCCGGTGAGCTTGCGGAAGATCGGGTTGGCATCGAGGGCTGCGGCTTCCTGATGCGAGCGGGTGTCGTTCCAGAGGATGCAAGGCCGCAGCACCTTGTCGTTGCTGTCCAACAGCGTCGCGCCGTGCATCTGGCCGGAAAGCCCGATGCCCTTCACCGCAGCGAGCTCCTTCGGGAATTTTGCCTTGAGGCCGGCGACAGCCTCTTCGGTGGCGCGGATCCAGTGGGCCGGATCCTGCTCCGACCAGCCGGAATGCGGACGCGAGACGTCGAGCGAACCGCTCGCCGAACCGATGATCCTCTGATCGCCGTCGATCAGCATCGCCTTCACGCCGGACGTACCGAGATCGAGACCGAGATACATGGTGTTTCTCCTAATGCTCCACCCTTCAGGGCAGATTGTCTTTCAAGAATATGTCGATACGGATGCGCTCCTGGGCGGCGAGCACCGGCAGTCCGTCGGCCTTGGCCTTCAGCACGCGGATGGCGCTGCGGACTTCGTGGCCCGCATCCTGGTTCAGCACCGCGTCGATGATACCGTCGGCAAGTGCCACGCGGGTCGAGGCGGTCAGTTCGTGGGCAATGACGAGCGGCCGGCGGGGGCCACGCGCTTTCTGCAGCGCACGGATGAGGCCGCGGTTGCCGGCGCCGAGACTATAGATGCCGGCGATGTCCGCATTGCGACGCAGCGCGTCCGCGATCATCGTCTCGGCGAGCACCGGATCGTCGCGGCCCTCGAGGACGGGAAGGATATGAACGTTCGGATAGGCTTGGGCGATGACGGTCGAAAAACCTTCCAGCCGCTCGCGATGGTCGCGCACCAGCATGGAGCCGGCGAGCACCGCGACAGTCGCCCCCCGTTCGCCGAGGAAAGGGCCACTGAGGAAACGCCCCATCAGGCTCCCCGCAGTGCGGCCGGCGGCAATATTGTCGATGCCCGCGTAATGATCGCGGGAGGAATCCGGCAGGTCGGAGACCAAGGTCACCATCGGGATGCCGGCCTGCCGCAGGCGCTCGGCGGCCGCGCGGACTTCCGGGGCGTCGATCGCGACGAAGGCGACGCCCGCCGGTTTTTCGGCAAGCGCGGCTTCGAGGGCTGCGACCAGCGCGTCCGGATCAAAGGGCGGCACATCGACGATGCGGATATCGGTGCGCTCGAAACTGGAACGGGCAACCGCGCCGCGCACTTCCTCGGTGAGGCCGATCATGAAGGAATTGTCGTTGGCCGGCAGGATGAAGACGAAGGAATAGGTCCGGCTTTTGGCAAGGTTGGCGGCGGCGAGGTCGCGCACATAGCCGAGCGAGGCGATTGCCTCCTCCACCTTGCCGCGGGTGACTAAGCGCACACCCGGCCGACCGTTGAGAACCCGATCGACTGTCGCAAGGCTGACGCCCGCAATATTTGCGATGTCGTGAACTGTGGGCTTCATGAATTCCTCCGCCAACCGTGTTAGCGGAAATTCTGAGGTACGTAAATCAAAATTTGAGGTACGTGTTTCAACAAAGCCGAACAGCAAAGAAAAAGGCCGTCACTTGCGTGGCGGCCCCCTTCCCGGCGGTGGAATGCTGGAATCAATGCCCGCCGCCACCGGCACCCGCGGGGC
This region includes:
- the xylB gene encoding xylulokinase codes for the protein MYLGLDLGTSGVKAMLIDGDQRIIGSASGSLDVSRPHSGWSEQDPAHWIRATEEAVAGLKAKFPKELAAVKGIGLSGQMHGATLLDSNDKVLRPCILWNDTRSHQEAAALDANPIFRKLTGNIVFPGFTAPKLVWVANNEPEIFAKVAKVLLPKDYLRLWLTGEHISEMSDSAGTSWLDTGARKWSSELLAATGLDEKQMPSLVEGTEQAGKLRGELSYKWGMAEGVVIAGGAGDNAASACGMGTVAEGQAFVSLGTSGVLFAANASYLPKPESAVHAFCHALPKTWHQMGVILSATDALNWYSLVTGKTAAELTQELGDTLKAPSSVTFLPYLSGERTPHNDAAIRGAFIGLEHESSRSVLTQAVLEGVTFAIRDNLEALKSAGTSISRVTAIGGGSRSRYWLQSIATSLGVPVDIPADGDFGAAFGAARLGLIAATGADPLSVCSAPKTDETIEPVAALLEAYDTAYARYRALYPAIRSLAH
- a CDS encoding LacI family DNA-binding transcriptional regulator, translating into MKPTVHDIANIAGVSLATVDRVLNGRPGVRLVTRGKVEEAIASLGYVRDLAAANLAKSRTYSFVFILPANDNSFMIGLTEEVRGAVARSSFERTDIRIVDVPPFDPDALVAALEAALAEKPAGVAFVAIDAPEVRAAAERLRQAGIPMVTLVSDLPDSSRDHYAGIDNIAAGRTAGSLMGRFLSGPFLGERGATVAVLAGSMLVRDHRERLEGFSTVIAQAYPNVHILPVLEGRDDPVLAETMIADALRRNADIAGIYSLGAGNRGLIRALQKARGPRRPLVIAHELTASTRVALADGIIDAVLNQDAGHEVRSAIRVLKAKADGLPVLAAQERIRIDIFLKDNLP